From Planctomycetia bacterium:
GCAGTCGGCTGCCGGCACTTTGGCTACGACTTGCACGGCACTTGTGCCGACACCAGCCAGGAATCGTTCCGCGCGAGGCTCAGAGCAACCTACCTCAATCTCTGAGCCGGGCCTGGTTGGACTATGGCCACTGCAAGGGGATGCCCAAGACAGGTCTGGCAGCGGAAACCATGGTACGGTGCATGGCGCGGGCGGCCAGAACGGAGAGTTCGCTGGAAGGGAAACCTGGATCGAGGTTCCGTCCAGCGAATCATAGCTTCGGGACAGGGGATTTCACGTTGGCAGCCTGGGTCTGGACTGCGCCAGATGTTGACGATGTGATCGGAGACGTGCTCACCAAGTACGACGCACAGCGCCGTCGCGGTTTCAACTTGACCATCAAGTCCACTTCGGGCGGCTATAACTCGCACGGCGACGACCGGCACGTTTACTTTGGAATCGACGATGGCAGCGAGCCTGTTTGGGAGGACTGCGGTCGACCTAGTCTAACGAGTAATTACGTTAGCAATTCCCTGACGGTCTTCGATGGGAATCTGTATGCCGCCAACACGGACGCCGAACTCGAAGACGATTGGTGTCACGTATTCCGTTATCTCGGCGGCCAAAGGTGGGAGAACTGTGGAAGAGTGGGAAACCGTCGTACGCATGGCGTAGGACCGATGCTCGTACATCACGGTCGGCTGTACGCGGCTACATGGAACTGCGATTGGACGCGCGTCGGTCGGAGCGAACCCCTCGAAGACTACTGTGGCGTCTATCGATATGCGGGGGGCACAACATGGGAGGATTGCGGGCAACCTGGAAACTGCCGTCGTTTGTTTGGGCTGGCGTCCTATCGCGGTCAGATGTACGTCGCGGCCGAAGATGGTCGTTGCTATGTGTACGAAGGCGATCGTAACTGGATCGAGAGCGGCCGTTTCCCGAACTATGCGCATCCGCTGGGAATTCATGCTGGCAAGTTGTACGCCGGTGTATTGAACCCGGCTGGAGTCTGGGAATTCAACGGGAAGGACTGGATCGAGCGCGGTAACCCACAAGGCAGCGAAGAGCGCTGCAACCAGATTCACGCCTTGGAGGTCTATCGACGGCATTTGCATGCGACAACCTGGCCCGAGGGACATGTGTGTCGTCTGGAAGCGAACGGCGAATGGACCGATTGTGGAAGGCTGGGAGACGCGATGGAGATCACTGCGCTCGTCGTCCACAACGGTCAGCTTTACGGCGGCACAATCCCGCGAGCCGAGGTGTTCCGCTTCGACGATGAACAGAACTGGACGTCGATCCGCCGTTTCCTCGACCCGGCCGGATACGAGTTCAAGAATTCCAACGAATGGGCACTCGTCACCAGCCTGACCGTTTTTGCCGGCAAGGTGTTTGCCAGCATGGGCAGTTGCACGAGCTCTCGGCTCGACGCGCCGGCCGATTTTCGAGGCCAAGTCTGCGCTATGCAAACCGGTCCATGCGTCTCCTACGACCGTGACTTAGGCGCCCTATGGCGTCATGTGACGGCTGTAAAGCGAGGTAAGCGCCTTGAACTGCATGTCAATGGTGAAAAAGCGTGTGAGTCGAGCGTGTTCGACGCCACTCGGTTTGACCTGAATGTCGACCAGCCGCTGCGCATCGGCCTGGGAGAGACAGACTGTTTCTCCGGCAGGATTCGCGACGTACGAGCGTATAGACTTGCTCTCGATACGTCGTCAATTCGCCAATTGGTGCAATCGAATCATCCCACATAGTAAGACGCGATCGCCAAGCGTCCGAATACGCTTAATTCGATCCTTATTTGATCCGATTCACTTCGGGTGACTGACTCGTGTCCAGCCGTCTGCAAAGCCGCGGCACAGCCGTATTCGCAGCCCGAAAGATCGGCGTTTGTAGGGTGATTCTCAAACACCGCACTCGCGCTCTCTAACGCGCGCTCAGATGCTCTTTCTCTGTTAAGCAATGCCCGGATTCTTCGTAATCGGCTGTGACCGACTTGCCGACCGAAACGGACTCGGAATCGCTAAACGAATACAGATTCAGCGGTTGTGAGTTTTGGGCGACAGAGAATTAGTTCGATGAGGGTTGTGCACGGGAACACCAATTCAGTGCTGTGCGGAACCCCCTTTTCAGCATGGTCGAATTGATGCCAACACCTCATCGAGTGCGACTGTGGCGAAAGTGCTGGCGTAGTCGGCCATCGCATAGGGGATGATCAGCTCGCGGCCGTGCAGGGCTGCACCGCAACTGTAGACCACGTTGGGTACATATCCCTCCCGCTCATTTTCATTGGGAGTGAGCAGCGGTTCCGACAATCGTCCGATGACTTTCGTGGGGTTGTCCAGATCAAGGAGAAATGCCCCCATCGAGTATTTACGCATCGGTCCCACACCGTGGCTAAGCACAAGCCAACCAGCTTCGGTTTCAATGGGCGAACCGCAGTTGCCTATTTGCACGAATTCCCAAGGAAACGTGGGCTTAAGGATGAGTTCCTTGCTGTACCAGAAATGGAGGTTGTCCGAATACATCACGAAGATGTTTTCGTTGTCCTGTCGTGACAGCATCGCAAAATGTCCGTCGATTTTGCGTGGGAACAGTGCAAATCCTTTGTTACGGACTTCCGGGCCATTCAGCGTGCTGATCTTGAAGTGGAGGAAGTCGTCCGTTTCCAGCAATTGTGGAAGGACGATCTTGCCATCGAAGGCGGTGTAGGTCGCATAATAGCGGACGCTGGCATCATCGTCATGAAACTCTACGAACCGCGCGTCCTCAATGCCGTTGGTCTCCGCTGGGGAATAGGGAAAAATGCATCTTTCGGAAAGACTCTGCTCTGGCTCGTAGAACGACTCGTAGTTGGACTGAGCCAGGGCCATGATGCCCTTGGAAATTGGCTCCCATTCCGCTTGCTTTGTGCGAAATTGGCGCAATACCTTCCGCACCGCGTCCTCTAGTTGCAAGATATTGAATTGGTCATCGAGCAGCACGAACACTTGCTCAGTAAACCCGTTCGCCAACCCCAATTCGATCAGTTTCCGCAAGAACAACGGCTTGTCATACTGCGGATTCGGGACAATTTGCGGTGTTGTCACGAACCGCGTGGGATTATCGAGTGAAATGCCGTTGTTTTCGTCGACTACGCCCGTACGAAATGTAATCGAGGAAATGTGTCCCTCGCCCGTTGCCCGCAGACTGAGGATGAATCGTCGAGTTCCCTCAGGCAATCCAGTTTGATTGGGATGCCACACCATGGATGGGTTGAAAAGCGCCGCAGATTCGAGCGAATACTCGCTCGTGAAATAGGCGCCAATGAGCAGACGCCGTTCCTCGCTGAGCGTCTCGTCGGTGAGTAGATGACGCTTGACACCTTCAAAGCGTTCGAGAAAAAAGTTCTGGAGTCGCTGGTGCCGCCCTTGGAATTCGCGCATGACGTCAGCCAAGAGTAGCGAGACCTCTGGATCGCTGACCGACATCACTCGGGCAATAATCTTAAGAATCCGCTCTTGATTCGCCGGTTCGCTGCGTCGGAAGAGAACGCGAGAGTTGTTTGGCTTGAGAACAATGCCAGTTCGCTTGACGTCCATATTGAGCGCTACATCCTAGGTGAAGTCGAACAGCTGCCGTGAACAACACTACACGGCTTCTCGGCGCAACACGGATCCGTCGCTCACGGACGATTCACCGGTGTGGCGCTGCCAATCGGACGGAACGCCGTCAGAGCACGATCCATCAACTCAAATTCCGCCAGCGACAATTGAAAGGCCAAGGTCGATTCAGCACCCTGGTTCTGGTTCACGCGGTCCTGGTGCAATCCGTCGCGACATCCGCCCGTACCGGCGTCATAAACGTCCAGTCCAAGGTCGTTACGCCCGAGAAACCACTCGAACGCCATTCTCGCGTCCGTCAACCATGTGGCGTCGCCGCTCGCGTTGCAGGCGCTCAGGCAAGCCGAAACTGTAGCCTGGACTTCCACCGGCTGCTGGTCAAATTGTGCGCATTCTTGGCCGCGTGCGTAAAATCCGTTGCTGCCGATCGGCCGCAGATGTCCGTGAGGAGAGCGTTGCACCTCCAAGAGCCAGCGCAATGTTCGCAAGCCAACATCCAACGCTTTCTCGTCCCCCCCTTCCTGGCCGCTGACAATTAAAGCCTGAGACAGGCGGGCGTTATCATAGCTGGCAATGTCTTCAAACCAAGGCCAGTTTTCGGAAGCGGTCCGATCATACAGGTCTAGTAGCCGCAAGGTCAGTACCTGCCGCACCTGGTCAACGTGGCGGTCGCCGCTCAGCCGGCGCAAATATTCCTGGATACCGAGCAACACGTGTGCCCAGGCACGGGGCGACGACAATTCACCGGCAGTCGGCAGTGCTCGATTGAACAATTCCACCGACCAATACTGAAAG
This genomic window contains:
- a CDS encoding LamG-like jellyroll fold domain-containing protein, producing the protein MAAWVWTAPDVDDVIGDVLTKYDAQRRRGFNLTIKSTSGGYNSHGDDRHVYFGIDDGSEPVWEDCGRPSLTSNYVSNSLTVFDGNLYAANTDAELEDDWCHVFRYLGGQRWENCGRVGNRRTHGVGPMLVHHGRLYAATWNCDWTRVGRSEPLEDYCGVYRYAGGTTWEDCGQPGNCRRLFGLASYRGQMYVAAEDGRCYVYEGDRNWIESGRFPNYAHPLGIHAGKLYAGVLNPAGVWEFNGKDWIERGNPQGSEERCNQIHALEVYRRHLHATTWPEGHVCRLEANGEWTDCGRLGDAMEITALVVHNGQLYGGTIPRAEVFRFDDEQNWTSIRRFLDPAGYEFKNSNEWALVTSLTVFAGKVFASMGSCTSSRLDAPADFRGQVCAMQTGPCVSYDRDLGALWRHVTAVKRGKRLELHVNGEKACESSVFDATRFDLNVDQPLRIGLGETDCFSGRIRDVRAYRLALDTSSIRQLVQSNHPT
- a CDS encoding glycoside hydrolase family 130 protein yields the protein MDVKRTGIVLKPNNSRVLFRRSEPANQERILKIIARVMSVSDPEVSLLLADVMREFQGRHQRLQNFFLERFEGVKRHLLTDETLSEERRLLIGAYFTSEYSLESAALFNPSMVWHPNQTGLPEGTRRFILSLRATGEGHISSITFRTGVVDENNGISLDNPTRFVTTPQIVPNPQYDKPLFLRKLIELGLANGFTEQVFVLLDDQFNILQLEDAVRKVLRQFRTKQAEWEPISKGIMALAQSNYESFYEPEQSLSERCIFPYSPAETNGIEDARFVEFHDDDASVRYYATYTAFDGKIVLPQLLETDDFLHFKISTLNGPEVRNKGFALFPRKIDGHFAMLSRQDNENIFVMYSDNLHFWYSKELILKPTFPWEFVQIGNCGSPIETEAGWLVLSHGVGPMRKYSMGAFLLDLDNPTKVIGRLSEPLLTPNENEREGYVPNVVYSCGAALHGRELIIPYAMADYASTFATVALDEVLASIRPC